Proteins encoded together in one Lathyrus oleraceus cultivar Zhongwan6 chromosome 5, CAAS_Psat_ZW6_1.0, whole genome shotgun sequence window:
- the LOC127079498 gene encoding uncharacterized protein LOC127079498 produces the protein MNIDFQHKLQKHLQQQRTELQQQMQKEMQEERAQIQQGMKLLQQMQLELRSERPKEMFIKEHVESVGTSTNGSCSKVMTTEDLTKKMDASEDYLKKINNLKENSFSLDLDHETSELSIFIDRVDLNELTSGIKWLSTSILSLWCTYLHRMCISKNFNKLFGFLDPNRILVHTKPAEVIQTYIQNKLDGEPKKCYLGPLLNSNHWQLFVICPEDNIIFWFCSLNRSPKKNIKVILEGALEGYHLLRGIKKKKPNWKNIMGHQQDNGWACGYYVMKNMFDIIDACIVERFNEIFTDTSSYEKESIDHIRQLWAQFFLQKVEEQENQEKKDLMTKQKRLKKTYI, from the exons ATGAATATAGATTTCCAACATAAATTACAAAAACatctccaacaacaaagaacAGAGCTCCAACAACAAATGCAAAAAGAGATGCAAGAGGAGAGAGCTCAAATCCAACAAGGAATGAAACTCCTACAACAGATGCAATTGGAGCTCCGCTCCGAGAGGCCTAAAGAGATGTTTATAAAAGAG CATGTAGAATCTGTGGGTACGAGCACTAACGGAAGTTGCTCAAAGGTTATGACTACTGAAGATTTAACTAAAAAAATGGATGCTTCTGAAGATTACCTCAAAAAGATTAACAATCTCAAGGAAAATTCATTCTCTCTAGATTTGGATCATGAAACAAGTGAACTCTCAATTTTTATTGATAGGGTGGATCTTAATGAATTAACTTCCGGTATTAAATGGCTATCCACATCTATCTTGTCTTTATGGTGCAC ATATCTACATCGCATGTGTATCTCCAAGAATTTCAACAAACTATTTGGGTTTCTCGATCCAAATAGGATACTAGTTCACACAAAACCGGCCGAAGTTATTCAAACATACATACAAAATAAGTTGGATGGAGAGCCAAAAAAATGTTATTTAGGACCATTGCTAAATAG CAATCACTGGCAATTGTTTGTCATTTGTCCTGAAGATAatattattttttggttttgttcaTTAAACAGATCTCCTAAGAAAAATATTAAGGTCATATTGGAGGG AGCTCTAGAAGGTTATCATTTATTAAGAGGTATTAAGAAGAAGAAGCCTAATTGGAAGAATATTATG GGGCATCAACAAGATAACGGATGGGCATGTGGATATTATGTCAtgaaaaatatgtttgacattATTGATGCTTGTATTGTTGAAAGATTCAATGAG ATATTCACAGACACCTCATCATATGAAAAAGAGTCAATTGATCACATCCGACAACTTTGGGCTCAATTCTTTTTGCAAAAGGTTGAAGAGCAAGAGAACCAGGAAAAGAAAGATTTAATGACAAAACAGAAGCGATTAAAAAAAActtatatatag